The Nitrospira sp. genome window below encodes:
- a CDS encoding metal-binding protein SmbP — protein MQTAKWRGVVVAGVMMALVGAPMVSSVAFAAGNKHQAEAVEHAKEAVAHGKQGHADALVKHAEAALKHAEGAMAETKNPHVGEAIKGLKDGIEHGKAGHADVATKAVENALPHLSEGM, from the coding sequence ATGCAGACTGCGAAATGGCGGGGAGTCGTGGTGGCCGGAGTCATGATGGCGCTTGTCGGCGCGCCGATGGTGTCCAGCGTGGCCTTCGCGGCAGGAAATAAGCATCAGGCTGAAGCTGTCGAGCATGCCAAGGAAGCGGTCGCGCACGGGAAGCAGGGGCATGCGGACGCACTGGTGAAGCATGCGGAAGCGGCGTTGAAGCATGCCGAAGGCGCGATGGCTGAGACGAAGAACCCTCATGTGGGTGAAGCCATCAAGGGGCTGAAGGACGGGATCGAGCACGGCAAGGCGGGCCATGCGGATGTGGCGACCAAAGCAGTGGAAAACGCCCTTCCCCACTTGTCTGAGGGAATGTAA